In Cytobacillus oceanisediminis, the following proteins share a genomic window:
- a CDS encoding vitamin B12-dependent ribonucleotide reductase, with protein sequence MSVALGQKMKLNIDRLNKDIRLFPQVHPVTPDMKMTHKGVSRLVMLDRYTFKDTEKVTLTNGDFVVLTIKEDPKFPARGLGFIQDIDWENKTAKVLVEEDYRGVLDDPEESRTGIITKPLDVIEKPLEIFYEQIAKRNATGLASVEKTEEKKKEWFEKFYQELKNLNFIPAGRVLYGAGADTDVTYFNCYVMPFVQDSREGISEHRKQVMEIMSRGGGVGTNGSTLRPRNTLAKGVNGKSSGSVSWLDDIAKLTHLVEQGGSRRGAQMIMLADWHPDIIEFIISKMQNPRILRFLLENTNDETIKKYAKEKLKFTPFTEQEIAMYQGIINYKSIPGYGGFSDKIIKDAEEKLETGGTYSVHNSEFLTGANISVCLTKEFMDAVENDAEYELRFPDVESYDADTMKTYNEEWHKVGDVREWGKLGYKVRVHRKIKAKELWNLINICATYSAEPGIFFIDNANDMTNAQAYGQRVVATNPCGEQPLAPYSVCNLAAVNLAEMADKENKTVNFEKLKRTVEVGVRMQDNVIDATPYFLEENKKQALGERRVGLGVMGLHDLLIYCETEYGSEEGNVLIDKVFETIATTAYKASVELAKEKGSFPFLTGDNPEETNRLRKAFTETGFMQKMPEDIRESILESGIRNSHLLTVAPTGSTGTMVGVSTGLEPYFSFSYFRSGRLGKFIEVKADIVQEYLDRNPDADPNNLPEWFVAAMDLAPEAHADVQCVIQRWIDSSISKTVNAPKGYSVEQVEKVYERLYRGGAKGGTVYVDGSRDSQVLTLKAEENSFEGTDTVKKEKSKQHVVLVDTISDLRSTDVTIGSEVGNTCPVCRKGKVKEIGGCNTCTNCNAQLKCGL encoded by the coding sequence ATGTCTGTTGCTCTAGGACAAAAAATGAAATTGAACATTGATCGTTTAAACAAGGACATCCGTCTCTTTCCTCAGGTTCATCCTGTAACCCCAGATATGAAAATGACCCACAAAGGTGTTTCCCGCTTAGTTATGCTTGATCGCTACACTTTCAAAGACACCGAAAAAGTAACACTCACAAATGGTGACTTCGTTGTCCTCACCATCAAAGAGGATCCGAAATTTCCTGCACGGGGCCTGGGCTTTATCCAGGATATCGATTGGGAAAACAAGACAGCCAAAGTTTTAGTAGAGGAAGATTACAGAGGAGTGCTGGATGATCCGGAAGAATCGAGAACAGGCATTATTACAAAGCCTCTTGATGTAATCGAGAAGCCCCTTGAAATCTTCTATGAGCAAATCGCCAAGCGTAACGCAACAGGCCTGGCATCTGTTGAGAAAACCGAAGAAAAGAAAAAAGAATGGTTTGAAAAATTCTATCAGGAATTGAAAAACTTGAATTTCATTCCGGCTGGCCGCGTATTGTATGGAGCGGGTGCCGACACAGATGTTACGTATTTCAACTGCTACGTAATGCCATTCGTACAGGACTCCCGTGAAGGAATTTCCGAACACCGCAAGCAGGTAATGGAAATCATGAGCCGAGGCGGAGGAGTTGGGACAAACGGTTCGACCCTAAGACCGCGCAACACACTGGCTAAAGGAGTAAACGGCAAGTCATCGGGTTCCGTATCCTGGCTTGATGATATTGCGAAGCTTACACACCTTGTGGAGCAGGGAGGTTCCCGCAGAGGTGCTCAGATGATTATGCTGGCGGACTGGCATCCGGACATTATCGAATTCATCATCTCGAAAATGCAAAACCCAAGAATCCTACGATTCCTTCTTGAAAATACAAATGATGAAACAATAAAAAAATATGCTAAAGAAAAATTAAAATTCACTCCATTTACTGAACAGGAAATTGCCATGTACCAGGGTATTATTAATTACAAGAGCATTCCTGGCTATGGCGGGTTCAGTGATAAAATCATAAAGGATGCTGAAGAAAAACTGGAGACTGGCGGTACTTACAGTGTTCATAATTCTGAATTCCTTACTGGGGCAAACATTTCAGTCTGCCTGACAAAAGAATTTATGGATGCAGTTGAAAATGATGCAGAATATGAGCTTCGCTTCCCAGATGTTGAATCATATGATGCTGATACCATGAAAACCTACAACGAAGAATGGCATAAAGTCGGTGACGTCAGAGAATGGGGAAAACTTGGCTATAAAGTCCGTGTTCACCGCAAAATCAAAGCGAAAGAACTTTGGAACCTGATTAATATCTGTGCAACATACTCAGCAGAGCCAGGTATTTTCTTTATTGATAATGCCAACGACATGACCAATGCACAGGCTTACGGACAAAGGGTTGTAGCAACAAATCCATGTGGCGAACAGCCACTCGCACCATATTCTGTCTGCAACCTTGCAGCAGTGAACCTTGCAGAAATGGCAGATAAGGAAAATAAGACCGTTAACTTTGAAAAGCTGAAGCGTACTGTTGAAGTAGGAGTACGTATGCAGGACAATGTAATAGATGCTACTCCATACTTCCTTGAAGAAAACAAAAAGCAGGCATTAGGCGAGCGCCGTGTTGGTCTTGGTGTTATGGGGCTTCATGATCTGCTGATCTATTGTGAAACAGAATATGGTTCTGAAGAAGGCAATGTGCTGATTGACAAAGTCTTCGAAACCATTGCAACAACAGCTTACAAAGCTTCTGTAGAGCTTGCGAAGGAAAAAGGGAGCTTCCCATTCTTAACAGGTGATAATCCTGAAGAAACAAATCGCCTGCGCAAAGCTTTTACAGAAACAGGCTTCATGCAGAAAATGCCAGAGGATATCCGTGAATCCATTTTAGAAAGCGGAATCCGTAATTCACATCTGCTGACTGTTGCTCCTACTGGATCCACAGGTACCATGGTTGGAGTATCTACAGGTCTTGAACCATATTTCTCCTTCTCATACTTCAGAAGCGGCCGCTTAGGCAAGTTCATTGAAGTGAAGGCAGATATTGTTCAGGAATATTTAGACCGCAATCCGGATGCAGATCCGAATAATCTGCCTGAATGGTTTGTGGCAGCGATGGATCTGGCTCCAGAAGCTCACGCAGATGTTCAATGTGTGATACAGCGCTGGATCGACAGCTCGATCAGTAAAACAGTAAACGCACCGAAGGGCTACAGTGTTGAACAGGTTGAGAAAGTGTATGAACGCCTATACCGCGGCGGTGCAAAGGGCGGCACAGTCTATGTAGACGGATCACGCGATTCTCAAGTATTAACGCTGAAAGCTGAAGAGAACAGCTTTGAAGGTACAGATACAGTCAAAAAAGAAAAATCAAAGCAGCATGTAGTTCTGGTTGATACAATCAGCGACCTGCGTTCAACCGATGTAACAATCGGTTCGGAAGTCGGCAATACATGCCCAGTATGCCGTAAAGGAAAAGTCAAAGAAATTGGCGGCTGCAATACTTGCACTAACTGTAATGCACAGCTGAAATGCGGCTTATAA
- a CDS encoding lipoate--protein ligase family protein: MTKEVWRFIDSGEGSPSFNMALDEALLDWNSEGKMPPVIRFYGWNPATLSIGYFQKVEKEIDMEAVKQHGLGFVRRPTGGRGVLHEHELTYSVIVPEAHPEMPNTVTEAYRVISEGILKGFHGLGMEAYFAVPKTAEERDSLKNPRSAVCFDAPSWYELVVEGRKVAGSAQTRQKGVILQHGSILLDLDEDKLFSLFKYPNDRVKERMQKAFKNKAVAINELTTEKITLDQAKTAFKKGFEEGLNIELEPYKLTDEEMAYVQKIAKERYESDDWNYKR, from the coding sequence ATGACTAAAGAAGTTTGGCGATTTATCGATTCAGGGGAGGGGTCACCTTCTTTTAATATGGCTTTGGATGAAGCATTGCTTGACTGGAACAGTGAGGGCAAAATGCCACCAGTCATCCGTTTTTACGGCTGGAATCCAGCCACTCTTTCAATCGGTTATTTCCAAAAGGTTGAAAAAGAAATAGATATGGAAGCTGTAAAGCAGCATGGATTGGGATTTGTCCGCAGGCCTACAGGCGGAAGAGGAGTGCTTCATGAACATGAACTCACATACAGTGTGATCGTTCCTGAAGCCCACCCCGAAATGCCGAATACAGTTACAGAAGCGTACAGAGTCATTTCTGAAGGGATTTTAAAAGGTTTTCACGGACTTGGTATGGAAGCTTATTTCGCAGTCCCAAAGACAGCTGAAGAAAGGGACTCTCTGAAAAATCCAAGATCTGCTGTTTGTTTTGATGCCCCCAGCTGGTATGAACTTGTTGTAGAAGGCCGTAAAGTGGCGGGGAGTGCACAAACAAGGCAAAAAGGCGTAATCCTTCAGCATGGTTCCATTTTGCTTGATTTGGATGAAGACAAGCTGTTCAGCTTGTTCAAGTATCCGAATGACAGAGTCAAAGAGAGAATGCAAAAAGCTTTTAAAAATAAAGCTGTTGCCATAAATGAGCTGACAACTGAAAAAATTACCCTGGATCAAGCAAAAACAGCTTTCAAAAAGGGATTTGAAGAAGGCTTAAATATTGAGCTTGAACCTTACAAGCTTACAGATGAAGAAATGGCATATGTACAAAAAATCGCAAAAGAGCGATATGAAAGTGATGACTGGAACTATAAGAGATAA